The genomic window ATTTTATTTTTTTGAACTTGAGCTGCTAGCTCAGTCGGTAGAGCATCGCCCTTTTAAGGCGAGGGCCAAAGGTTCGAATCCTTTGCAGCTCATTTTTTAAAGGCTACCCTATTAAAAAATAGGGTAGCTTTTTTTTATATTTTTTTTAAATTGAAAAAATTGTTAAATAAGTTATAATAAATAAGGTAAATAATTTTAAGAGAGGTGAAATATGAAAAAATTATTATTAGTTATTATTTTTATTTTAGTTTTTAATGTACCAATTTTTGCACAAACTTATTATTCTACTTTTTCTGGTGTTTACGGTTATATTTTAACTCCAACAGCGAATCCATGCCCACCAAGAACTTTTATAATTAGTACATCTTATGTTTTTACTCCAGGAAGCTTACCAGTTGCTTTGACATTTTCTCTTATAAAAGATTGGGAAATTGGTCTAGCTTATGAAATTAATTTATCTGGTAGTGGTTCTATAAATCCATTACAACTTTCAACAAAGATCCAATTTACTAAAGGAGCATCATTTGGTCTTATAATTGATGGATTTTTGGGTGGACTAGGATATACTACAATAGAACCTTATGTTGCAATTCATTCAGGGTCAATCTTTGGTAAAGGTGTTATGGATGTTACTATCGGTAAAGATTTTTATATAGGAAGAGGACAGGATGATCTTATAAATCTATACATTGGTACTAAAATTCCCTTAATAGGGGATCAATTTCTTTTGTTGGCTGAGTTTTTGAATAATCCTCACAGAATGGGAGGTATAGCATATTATAGTGATGGTAGGGGTGTTTTTAACCTTGGGTTTTTATTGCAAATTACTCCTTTTTTATCAGTACATTTTATGACTTTTGATATACTTGACGGATTTGATTTTATAATGTGCTTTGGAATAAATTTAAAACTTAGTTTATAATAAAAAATTAAATTATTAATAAATTGAAAATTTAGTTCTTAATTTGGAAACCTGCAATACTTATAGTATACGAATAAGACAAAAAAAATTTAATCAAATAGGTTAAAGCTGAAAAAATAAATATTTTAATTATTTTATACTTAAATTATTTTATCTAAAGTAAAGAACTAATTATGAATAAAAGTTATAAAACTCTCTTTTTTATAAAATTATTACTGTTAAGTTTATTTTTATCTTTAGTTATTTTATTATCAATTTTTTTATATTTTTATAAAACATGGCAAAAAGATAAATTTGATATTTATTATCAAATTAAATCTTTAAATGGTGCTATTAGAACTTATGATAAAAAGTATTTTAGAGTTCTTGAAATAAATATTTATGATAGAAATAATAGACTTATTTCAAATTTAAAGAAAAATCAATACAATTATGTGCAATTAAATTATTATCCTTCATTTTTAATTGATATTATTTTAATTAAAGAAGATAAAGAATTTTTTTTACATAAAGGGTATGACTTAAAAAGAATTATTGTTTCTTTTTTTAAGAATATTTTAGAAGGTAAAATATTATATGGTGGTTCAACTATAACACAACAAATATCAAAATTACTTTTTACCGACAGAAGAAAAACAATAAAAAGGAAAATTTATGAGTTATTTACTTCTTATTACATTGAAAATGTATTATCAAAAGAAGATATTCTTGAAATTTACTTAAATATTGTATATTTAGGTTTTGGAAGGTATGGTTTTGAATCTGGAAGCTTGTTTTATTTTAATAAACATGTTTGGGAATTAAATTTTTCTGAATCATTATTGCTTGTTTCTATTATTTCATCTCCTGAATATTTTTCTCCAATTAGAAATTTAGACTTATCAAAGAAAAAATATAAAACTCTTCTTAGAAAATGTGTAGAAAATAATTTAATAGATAAAGATAAAGAAGAAAGAATATTTGAAGAGTTTTGGGCTCAGTTTAATATTAATAAAGTTTTTAGAGATATAAATATAATAGATTACGATTATGCGCCTTGGGTTACAGATTTAGTTATAAAAGAAATAGATAAAATGTTTACACTTGAGGAAGCATATTTAAATAACTTCAATATATATACTACTTTTGATTTAAACTGCATATTGTCATTAAATAAAAGTTTTTCAAAATTTTTTAATGATAAGAGACTTTTTTTTGAAAAAATGGATAGTAATGATTTTAATAATATTGAAATAGCAGTAATTTCAATTAATCCAGAAACTTTTGAAATTGTTTCAATTTGTGGGGGAAAAAGATATTCAGAAATAAATCAGTATAATAGAGCAATTTTTTCACTTAGACAACCGGGATCTTCGTTTAAACCATTATTTTTTTTGTATTGCTTTTTGAAAAAAATATTGACTACTATCACAATATTAGAGGATAAAGAATATTCATTTAAATTAGATAGTAATATTATTTGGGAACCTAAAAACTATGGAGATAAATACTATGGTAATGTACCAATATATTTTGCTATTAAAAAATCTATAAATTCTATACCTGCTAAAATAGCAACAGAGATAGATTTAAATGATTTTTTAAATTTTATAAAAATTATATTTGGTCATGTTAGAAATGATTTTGAAAAAAGATTTAAACCATATCCTTCTATAGTATTAGGTTCTATTGAAATGTCTTTGCTTGAATTAGTGGTTTCTTATGCAACAATTGCAAGTGGAGGCTTTAAAATAAAGCCTTATTTTATCAAGAAAATAGAATCTTTTGGTGAGGTGATCTATGAAGTTAAAAAAGTAGAAAAAGAAAAAATAATAGATAAAAGATATGCAGATATGATATTGTACTTGTTAAAGTTTCCTTTAGAAAAAGGAGGAACTGCATATAATGCTAGAAATTTAGCAAATTTTTTTTATCAAACTTTTGGTAAAACTGGGACTACAAATGATGGCAGAGATAGTTGGTTTATTGGAGTTACTGGTAATCTTGTTACAGGAGTATGGGTTGGATATGAAAAAGGTGGGGGCAATACTTATTTGACAGGAGGTGAATATGCAGCAAGACTATATTTTGAGTATATTAAAAATGTTTATCAATTTTTTTTAAAATATTATGATTTTTTAGATAGTGATTTGGTTTTTAAATATATAGATTTAAATAAAATAAATTTTTTTCTTGATGAATCAGATAAAGTTTTAATTCCCTTTGATAGAGATAATTATCCATATAATATTTTAGAAAAGATTGTAACTGACGATAATGTAAATTTAGAAAGTCTTTTAAAAAGTGAATTTAATCAAGATATAAATAGTAGTAGTAAAGATGTTGATCAAATTAGAAAAAATAAAAACTAAAACTATTTTAACTATTATTTTTTTCCTAATTGTAGTTCCGTTAAATGTTTCTTGCTTAAAAATAGAAAACAATAAGATAAATAAGAAATTTATTGATTATTTTTCTTATAAAAAATATATATCTATTAATAAAGTTGGGATTGAAATAGAACCAAATGATAATTTTAATATCAGTAATGAAATAATTAATTTTAATAATGTATATGGACTAATAGATGATTCTAAAGATATTGATGTTTTTTCAATAAGAAATGATTCTCAAGATAATATTAAAAAAATTAATATAATATTAAATGATGCAGGTATTAAACAACTTTATGTTGAAGTTTATGATACTGATAAAAATTTAATCTTAAAAGAAAAACAAAACAAAAATATTTATATAAATATTTATCCAGGTGAAAAGATTTACATAAAAATTTATAGAAATGATGATAATACTGATGATAGTTCTAATAAATTTTATGAATTTTCATATAATTTAATTTTTATTAGTAACTATAAAAATGAATTTGTTGAAATTGAACCAAATAATAAAGTAG from Spirochaetota bacterium includes these protein-coding regions:
- a CDS encoding transglycosylase domain-containing protein, encoding MNKSYKTLFFIKLLLLSLFLSLVILLSIFLYFYKTWQKDKFDIYYQIKSLNGAIRTYDKKYFRVLEINIYDRNNRLISNLKKNQYNYVQLNYYPSFLIDIILIKEDKEFFLHKGYDLKRIIVSFFKNILEGKILYGGSTITQQISKLLFTDRRKTIKRKIYELFTSYYIENVLSKEDILEIYLNIVYLGFGRYGFESGSLFYFNKHVWELNFSESLLLVSIISSPEYFSPIRNLDLSKKKYKTLLRKCVENNLIDKDKEERIFEEFWAQFNINKVFRDINIIDYDYAPWVTDLVIKEIDKMFTLEEAYLNNFNIYTTFDLNCILSLNKSFSKFFNDKRLFFEKMDSNDFNNIEIAVISINPETFEIVSICGGKRYSEINQYNRAIFSLRQPGSSFKPLFFLYCFLKKILTTITILEDKEYSFKLDSNIIWEPKNYGDKYYGNVPIYFAIKKSINSIPAKIATEIDLNDFLNFIKIIFGHVRNDFEKRFKPYPSIVLGSIEMSLLELVVSYATIASGGFKIKPYFIKKIESFGEVIYEVKKVEKEKIIDKRYADMILYLLKFPLEKGGTAYNARNLANFFYQTFGKTGTTNDGRDSWFIGVTGNLVTGVWVGYEKGGGNTYLTGGEYAARLYFEYIKNVYQFFLKYYDFLDSDLVFKYIDLNKINFFLDESDKVLIPFDRDNYPYNILEKIVTDDNVNLESLLKSEFNQDINSSSKDVDQIRKNKN